A region from the Benincasa hispida cultivar B227 chromosome 10, ASM972705v1, whole genome shotgun sequence genome encodes:
- the LOC120089351 gene encoding pterocarpan synthase 1-like, producing MATHFTTKLSLALILTTAAISATAVAGNRKLKQTNMILYLQDFANGPNPTFIPVAGVAGKPWNFTQFGTIFVTDNPITAGPEPNSTALGRAQGIYMVAAADGRNLAVVLTLALVDGSSIEIQGTSRQFEGVRELGVVSGTGKLRFARGFAVGKNVVTDIPNGYTVVQFNVTLKHY from the coding sequence ATGGCTACACACTTCACAACAAAGCTTTCCTTAGCACTGATTCTCACAACAGCCGCCATTTCCGCCACCGCCGTAGCAGGAAATCGCAAGTTGAAACAGACCAATATGATTCTGTACTTGCAAGATTTCGCCAATGGCCCAAACCCCACATTCATCCCAGTCGCCGGAGTCGCCGGCAAGCCGTGGAACTTCACCCAATTCGGGACGATATTCGTCACCGACAACCCAATCACAGCCGGGCCGGAACCGAACTCGACAGCGCTTGGGCGAGCTCAGGGGATATACATGGTGGCAGCGGCTGATGGGCGCAATTTGGCGGTGGTTCTGACGCTGGCGTTGGTGGATGGGAGTAGCATTGAAATACAAGGAACGAGCCGACAGTTTGAAGGTGTTAGAGAGCTGGGTGTGGTGTCGGGGACAGGCAAACTCCGTTTTGCCAGAGGGTTTGCTGTTGGTAAGAATGTTGTTACCGACATTCCAAATGGTTACACCGTCGTTCAGTTCAATGTCACTCTCAAACATTACTAG
- the LOC120087637 gene encoding B-cell receptor-associated protein 31 has product MIQLLFTVIAAQMALILTLLFRTPLRKLVILSLDRLKRGKGPIVVQTIAGTVFVVLLSSVYSMVKIQNRMVEAGEVNPTDQVLMSNHLLEASLMGFLLFLALMIDRLHHYIRELRLLRKTMEVAKKQIRASEDASAEKLKALGEEAITLRNKITKLESEVEIKTKEANDAEAETDALRKQSEEYLLEYDRLLEDNQNLRNQLETIEHGSS; this is encoded by the exons ATGATTCAGCTTCTCTTTACTGTAATCGCAGCCCAAATGGCTCTGATTTTGACTCTCCTCTTCAGGACGCCTCTCAGGAAGCTTGTGATCTTGAGTTTGGATCGTCTTAAGCGCGGAAAAGGCCCAATCGTCGTTCAAACAATCGCCGGAACTGTCTTTGTTGTGCTTCTTTCTAGCGTCTATAGTATGGTTAAGATCCAGAATCGAATGGTTGAGGCTGGTGAGGTTAATCCCACGGATCAGGTCCTTATGTCTAATCACTTGCTTGAAGCTTCTCTCATGG GGTTTTTGTTGTTCCTTGCACTGATGATTGATAGACTACATCATTACATCCGAGAGCTTCGACTACTCCGGAAGACCATGGAGGTTGCAAAGAAGCAAATTCGAGCATCAGAGGATGCAAGCGCAGAGAAGCTTAAAGCCTTGGGAGAAGAGGCAATTACCTTGAGAAATAAAATAACCAAACTGGAATCTGAAGTTgagataaaaacaaaagaagccAATGATGCAGAAGCGGAAACAGATGCCTTAAGAAAGCAATCTGAGGAATACCTGCTCGAGTATGATCGCTTGCTGGAGGACAATCAGAATCTCCGGAATCAGTTGGAGACGATCGAACATGGCTCTTCATAA